The Medicago truncatula cultivar Jemalong A17 chromosome 4, MtrunA17r5.0-ANR, whole genome shotgun sequence genome includes a region encoding these proteins:
- the LOC11406894 gene encoding probable enoyl-CoA hydratase 2, mitochondrial has translation MCALRVLNRLSNTTSYFKTWKPYHQHHTHRTLILDSSASQFVKLHNLTGSDSGIIEVSLDRPEAKNAIGKEMLRGLSNVFELINQNSNANVALIRSLVPGVFCAGADLKERRIMDLSEAKFFVNSLRSTLTFLEAIRVPTIAVMEGVALGGGLEMALACDIRICGANALMGLPETGLAIIPGAGGTQRLPRLVGKAVAKDIIFTGRKINGIEALSMGLVNYCVAAGEAHSKALEIARDINQKGPVAVRMAKRAINEGVETDLTSALVLEEDCYDQVLNTKDRLEGLAAFAEKRKPRFTGE, from the exons atgtgTGCTTTGAGAGTGTTGAACAGATTATCGAACACAACCTCCTACTTCAAAACTTGGAAACCCTATCATCAGCACCATACCCATAGGACACTTATCTTGGACTCTTCAGCTTCTCAATTTGTAAAGCTTCACAATCTCACTGGCTCAGATTCCG GGATTATCGAGGTTAGCTTGGACAGGCCTGAAGCTAAAAATGCTATAGGGAAAGAGATGCTGCGTGGTTTAAGTAATGTGTTTGAATTGATTAATCAGAACTCTAATGCTAATGTTGCTTTGATCCGCAGTTTAGTTCCCGGGGTGTTTTGTGCTGGGGCTGATCtaaag GAGCGCAGGATCATGGATCTATCCGAGGCTAAGTTTTTTGTGAATTCTCTTCGTTCCACATTGACATTTCTAGAG gCAATTCGTGTACCAACTATTGCTGTTATGGAAGGAGTGGCTCTTGGTGGTGGACTTGAAATGGCTTTGGCATGTGATATTCGAATATGTG GAGCAAATGCTTTGATGGGTTTGCCAGAGACAGGACTTGCTATAATCCCTGG GGCAGGTGGAACACAGCGACTACCTAGATTGGTAGGAAAAGCAGTAGCAAAGGATATTATTTTTACTGGTCGAAAGATTAATGGCATCGAGGCGCTGTCGATGG GTCTTGTCAATTACTGTGTTGCTGCTGGTGAAGCTCATTCCAAGGCACTTGAAATTGCTCGGGATATCAATCAAAAG GGCCCTGTAGCAGTAAGGATGGCTAAAAGAGCTATTAACGAGGGAGTGGAGACCGATCTAACATCAGCTTTGGTTTTGGAAGAAGATTGCTATGATCAGGTGTTGAATACCAAAGATCGACTGGAAGGCTTGGCTGCATTTGCTGAAAAGCGGAAACCAAGGTTCACTGGCGAGTGA